In one window of Leptospira sp. WS92.C1 DNA:
- the ftsH gene encoding ATP-dependent zinc metalloprotease FtsH, with the protein MNKNVKNVFFVLIIMMVVLIIAYNYENNAGATKDISYSDFLNMLEPVEGKKPLGKLYKGNVDKYNKIQIEKDVIEGFYIPSEYAESKTAKPVKFRTTVAPLDKDLIASLRRANVSFDARSAEEGKFWSVIGSNILLIVILIGLFWFIMMRQIQSTGNKAFSFGKSKAKMTVDPKVKITFEDVAGCEEAKEELVEIIEFLKDPKKFHAIGARIPTGVLLVGPPGTGKTLLARAVAGEAGVPFFSISGSDFVEMFVGVGASRVRDLFDQGKKNSPCIIFIDEIDAVGRLRGAGLGGGHDEREQTLNQMLVEMDGFEKNEGVIVMAATNRADVLDPALLRPGRFDRQVMVDLPDIRGREEILKVHSRKVPMTSDISLHSIARGTPGFTGADLANLINEGALLAARKNKKRVTQDELEEARDKVLMGPERKSFFMSEKEKEVIAYHEAGHAILGTLLPYTEPVHKVTIIPRGRALGLTQSLPKEDRHILPKTYWLDQIVVAMGGFIAEEFKFGVTSTGSSNDIQQASNIARKMVCEWGMSEKLGTVNYAGDQASVFVGRDMGHSNKYYSEEFAAMIDKEVREIVQTCLNKGRDLVRKNASKFEGLAKALLAKETISHDELMLIVHPASEEGAKKKSEKSVKSKKQNGIKTNPAYNAGME; encoded by the coding sequence ATGAACAAGAACGTAAAAAATGTATTCTTTGTCCTAATCATTATGATGGTCGTTTTGATCATCGCGTATAATTATGAGAACAACGCGGGCGCGACTAAGGATATCTCCTATTCCGACTTTTTGAATATGTTGGAACCGGTAGAAGGTAAAAAACCTCTCGGAAAACTCTATAAGGGAAATGTTGATAAATACAACAAGATCCAAATAGAGAAAGACGTGATCGAAGGGTTTTACATTCCCTCCGAATATGCGGAATCCAAAACCGCAAAACCGGTTAAGTTTAGAACCACGGTTGCTCCTTTGGACAAGGATCTGATCGCTTCCTTAAGAAGAGCTAACGTTTCTTTCGATGCACGTTCTGCGGAAGAAGGAAAGTTCTGGAGCGTGATCGGAAGTAATATTCTTCTCATCGTAATTTTGATCGGTCTTTTCTGGTTTATCATGATGAGACAGATTCAATCCACCGGTAACAAAGCATTTTCTTTTGGAAAGTCCAAAGCGAAGATGACCGTGGATCCAAAAGTAAAAATCACTTTTGAAGACGTCGCGGGTTGCGAAGAAGCAAAAGAAGAATTGGTTGAAATCATAGAATTCTTAAAGGATCCTAAGAAGTTTCACGCGATCGGTGCGAGAATTCCCACCGGTGTGTTGTTAGTCGGTCCTCCGGGAACCGGTAAGACATTGCTTGCAAGGGCGGTGGCAGGAGAAGCGGGTGTTCCCTTTTTCTCCATTTCGGGATCGGACTTCGTAGAGATGTTCGTTGGTGTGGGTGCCTCTCGTGTGAGAGATTTATTCGATCAAGGGAAGAAAAATTCTCCTTGTATCATCTTTATCGATGAGATCGACGCAGTCGGTCGTCTGAGAGGAGCGGGTCTTGGCGGTGGTCACGACGAAAGAGAACAAACTCTGAATCAGATGCTCGTCGAGATGGACGGGTTTGAAAAGAACGAAGGTGTGATCGTGATGGCGGCTACAAACCGTGCAGACGTTCTAGATCCCGCACTTCTTCGTCCGGGCCGTTTTGACCGTCAGGTGATGGTGGATCTTCCGGACATCAGAGGAAGAGAAGAAATTTTGAAGGTGCATTCTCGCAAAGTTCCGATGACGAGCGACATTTCTCTACATTCGATTGCGAGAGGAACCCCCGGTTTTACGGGAGCGGATCTTGCCAACCTGATCAACGAAGGCGCGTTACTCGCCGCTCGTAAGAATAAAAAACGAGTCACTCAGGACGAACTGGAAGAGGCGCGCGACAAGGTGCTCATGGGACCGGAAAGAAAATCCTTCTTTATGTCCGAAAAAGAAAAGGAAGTCATCGCGTATCACGAAGCGGGTCACGCCATTTTAGGAACTTTGCTTCCCTATACGGAACCGGTTCACAAGGTTACGATCATTCCAAGAGGACGTGCCTTAGGACTGACTCAGTCTTTACCAAAAGAAGACAGACACATTCTTCCAAAAACATATTGGCTGGATCAGATCGTCGTGGCTATGGGCGGATTTATTGCGGAAGAATTTAAGTTCGGGGTCACTTCCACCGGTTCGAGCAACGATATTCAACAGGCATCGAACATCGCACGCAAGATGGTTTGCGAATGGGGAATGTCCGAAAAACTCGGAACCGTGAATTATGCCGGTGATCAAGCCAGCGTATTTGTGGGAAGAGACATGGGTCATAGTAACAAATATTATTCCGAAGAATTTGCGGCGATGATCGATAAGGAAGTTCGTGAAATTGTTCAAACCTGTCTCAATAAAGGACGGGATCTGGTTCGTAAAAATGCTTCCAAGTTTGAAGGTTTGGCGAAGGCTCTTTTGGCTAAAGAAACGATTTCTCATGACGAACTGATGTTGATCGTTCATCCCGCCAGTGAAGAAGGCGCAAAAAAAAAGTCGGAAAAGTCCGTGAAGTCTAAGAAACAGAACGGAATCAAAACAAATCCAGCTTATAACGCCGGGATGGAATGA
- the pth gene encoding aminoacyl-tRNA hydrolase: MKLIVGLGNPGDRYNNNRSNIGFKILDVIANNINVEIKTKKKKSLIGRGDFEGEEVVLLKPQTFSDLSGESVLYIASFLKIQVGEILVIQEDWSLPLGRIVVDKGTQETDHPGVKSIIQSLRSPNFIRIRIGIWNDDFDLKSRDPFLKEDFEPMENLSLIQIINDAEAAIRSISLGDIDDVIEKYHL, from the coding sequence ATGAAGCTGATCGTCGGACTCGGAAATCCAGGGGACAGATACAACAATAACCGTTCAAACATCGGTTTCAAAATATTGGATGTTATCGCGAATAACATCAATGTTGAAATTAAGACCAAGAAGAAGAAATCTCTGATTGGTCGCGGTGATTTTGAGGGGGAAGAAGTTGTACTCTTAAAACCGCAGACTTTTAGCGATCTTTCGGGAGAATCGGTTCTCTATATCGCTTCGTTTTTAAAAATCCAAGTGGGAGAAATTCTTGTGATTCAAGAAGATTGGTCCCTTCCTCTTGGAAGAATTGTCGTCGATAAAGGAACTCAAGAAACGGATCATCCCGGGGTGAAATCCATCATTCAATCTCTGAGATCTCCCAATTTTATCAGAATTCGAATTGGAATTTGGAACGACGATTTTGATCTCAAATCCAGGGATCCTTTTTTGAAAGAAGATTTCGAACCGATGGAAAACCTGAGTTTGATCCAGATTATCAATGATGCCGAAGCTGCCATTCGTTCGATTTCTCTCGGAGATATTGACGACGTGATCGAAAAATATCATCTTTGA
- a CDS encoding 50S ribosomal protein L25/general stress protein Ctc, whose translation MSQNTIHKIVVKKRTETGKNENNRLRASGLVPVNIIGAGVATSGSVNEKELEKMVHSGIRQSTLIELDVEGQGTQKVFVKEIQRFPEIDRIRHVDFYKVVPGQKIVTKIGIETTGIAKGSKTGGQFEHLIHELRVKTIPEDLVENLTIDVTDLDVGDAIKISQLKVPASWEILINGDPIVTSVNKTKALLAAERAEAQGAKDDGKGKKGKK comes from the coding sequence ATGAGCCAGAACACTATTCACAAGATCGTAGTTAAAAAGAGAACGGAAACCGGTAAAAACGAAAACAATCGTCTTCGTGCTTCCGGGTTGGTTCCGGTAAACATAATCGGAGCCGGCGTTGCAACTTCCGGTTCTGTGAACGAAAAAGAATTGGAGAAGATGGTTCACTCCGGAATTCGTCAGTCTACTCTGATCGAGCTGGATGTGGAAGGTCAGGGAACTCAAAAAGTATTCGTTAAAGAAATTCAGAGATTTCCCGAGATCGATAGAATTCGTCACGTTGACTTTTACAAAGTGGTTCCAGGTCAAAAGATCGTTACAAAGATCGGAATTGAAACCACCGGAATTGCAAAAGGTTCCAAAACGGGCGGACAATTCGAGCACTTGATTCATGAGCTTCGCGTAAAAACGATTCCTGAAGATTTAGTGGAAAACCTTACGATAGACGTCACCGATTTGGATGTGGGTGATGCGATTAAGATCAGCCAACTCAAAGTTCCGGCAAGCTGGGAAATTTTGATCAACGGTGATCCGATCGTAACTTCCGTAAACAAAACCAAGGCCCTTCTTGCTGCCGAAAGAGCGGAAGCTCAAGGCGCTAAGGACGACGGTAAAGGTAAAAAAGGCAAGAAGTAA
- a CDS encoding ribose-phosphate diphosphokinase — protein sequence MNGDIAVFAGSSNKQIAEEICTHLKIQSGKINLKKFSDGEISVKIEDNVRGREVFVVQSTSAPANDHLMELILIMDALRRASVSSISVVIPYYGYGRQDRKVEPRVPISARVVADLLEVVGPNRILTMDLHADQIQGFFRVPVDNLHFAPVLAEYINTKKIEDLVIVSPDSGGAERARAFGKKVNGSLAIIDKRRPKANESEVMNVIGEIEGKNCILLDDMIDTAGTICKAADALLKHGAKSVYCAATHGVLSGEAVNRINATNFTEVVLANTIAIPESKTIHKLKSLSVAPLLANAIQRIHTNQSVSTLFD from the coding sequence ATGAATGGAGATATCGCCGTATTTGCGGGAAGTTCGAACAAACAAATCGCTGAAGAAATTTGTACTCATCTTAAAATTCAATCGGGCAAGATCAATCTCAAGAAATTCTCCGATGGAGAGATTTCGGTAAAGATCGAAGACAACGTTCGCGGAAGAGAAGTGTTCGTGGTTCAATCCACCTCCGCCCCAGCGAACGATCATTTGATGGAATTGATTTTGATCATGGACGCTCTGAGAAGGGCCTCTGTTTCCAGCATCAGCGTTGTGATTCCTTATTACGGTTACGGACGTCAGGATAGAAAGGTGGAGCCTCGTGTTCCCATTTCTGCAAGAGTTGTAGCCGATCTTTTGGAAGTCGTGGGACCGAATCGAATTCTTACCATGGATCTGCACGCGGATCAGATTCAGGGATTTTTTAGGGTTCCCGTTGACAATCTTCACTTTGCTCCCGTTTTAGCGGAATACATCAATACAAAGAAAATCGAAGACCTCGTGATCGTTTCCCCGGATTCCGGCGGAGCGGAACGTGCGCGCGCTTTTGGTAAAAAAGTAAACGGTTCTCTTGCGATCATCGATAAGAGAAGACCCAAAGCGAACGAATCCGAAGTGATGAACGTGATCGGTGAGATCGAAGGAAAGAACTGCATTCTTCTCGACGACATGATCGACACGGCGGGAACGATCTGCAAAGCGGCGGATGCGCTTTTAAAACACGGCGCAAAATCCGTGTATTGCGCCGCAACGCACGGTGTTCTTTCCGGAGAGGCGGTGAATCGAATCAACGCGACGAACTTCACGGAAGTGGTTCTCGCAAATACGATTGCGATTCCCGAATCCAAAACGATCCACAAATTGAAATCATTGTCCGTAGCTCCTTTACTCGCGAATGCGATTCAAAGGATTCACACAAATCAATCAGTCAGCACTTTATTCGATTAA
- a CDS encoding sugar phosphate nucleotidyltransferase — protein sequence MKSIQDKVAVVLAAGKGTRMKTDQPKVAVELNGKPLLLHVLEHLKASGVEQIVVVVGYKKELVQSLCDGISGISFAEQTEQLGTAHALLSAESQLADFQGSVIVACGDVPMITAETFANIVKEHKQNEFSATILSAIVEKPTGYGRIIRNSSGDVTAIVEEKDSSAEEKLINEINTGTYVFDGEGLFDSLRKIGNSNAQGEYYLPDLVKLYRNSGKKLGAMKLKNHLESHGVNSPEDLQMLSAMIKGEAVHP from the coding sequence ATGAAATCGATTCAGGATAAGGTCGCTGTGGTTTTAGCCGCAGGGAAGGGCACCCGCATGAAAACGGATCAGCCCAAGGTAGCGGTAGAGCTCAACGGCAAGCCGCTACTCCTCCATGTACTGGAACATCTGAAAGCCTCCGGCGTCGAACAGATCGTAGTCGTAGTAGGTTACAAAAAAGAATTGGTTCAATCTCTTTGTGACGGAATTTCCGGAATCTCTTTTGCGGAACAAACCGAACAACTTGGAACCGCTCATGCGCTTCTCTCTGCGGAATCTCAACTTGCTGACTTTCAAGGTTCGGTCATCGTCGCATGCGGTGATGTTCCAATGATCACTGCGGAAACATTTGCAAACATTGTAAAAGAACATAAGCAGAACGAATTCTCCGCAACCATTCTTTCCGCCATTGTGGAAAAGCCGACCGGTTACGGAAGAATCATTCGTAATTCTTCCGGTGATGTTACGGCTATCGTGGAAGAAAAAGATTCTTCCGCGGAAGAAAAATTGATCAACGAAATCAATACCGGAACCTACGTTTTTGACGGAGAAGGGCTTTTTGATTCTCTCAGAAAAATCGGAAACTCCAACGCTCAGGGAGAATACTATCTTCCCGATTTAGTAAAACTATATAGAAATTCTGGAAAAAAACTCGGCGCTATGAAGTTGAAGAATCACCTTGAAAGTCACGGAGTCAATTCTCCGGAAGACCTGCAAATGCTTTCCGCTATGATCAAAGGGGAGGCCGTCCATCCATGA
- a CDS encoding 4-(cytidine 5'-diphospho)-2-C-methyl-D-erythritol kinase produces MLSPAKINLGLEIPYKRPDGFHEIRSVFLKISWGDDIEIEPADNGVFELISENEIILEKRKLYDQVSEIGDYKKNILYKTFSKARSLFPELPGVKIHLTKRISPAGGLGGGSTNAASLLSFLFSLRPFFTSDEMKDLASAIGADVPFFLGENHAYVTGKGEISEEIEVHPGQGILALNPQVMNTAEMYALLKKPLQEGGSQKNGNTLSENTISVLKNGDWSALQGRLLNDFEPVAFQLHPELGVLKDRFLEFGSSYCSLTGSGSSMYGLVQGLEIQEELLHRLRQEFPNLTFVRFNF; encoded by the coding sequence TTGCTTTCTCCCGCTAAGATCAATCTCGGATTGGAAATTCCATACAAACGTCCGGACGGTTTTCACGAGATACGCAGCGTTTTTCTCAAAATTTCCTGGGGGGACGATATCGAGATAGAACCCGCGGACAACGGGGTGTTCGAACTCATATCCGAGAATGAAATCATATTAGAAAAACGGAAACTATATGATCAAGTTTCCGAGATCGGCGATTATAAAAAAAATATTCTTTATAAAACATTTTCCAAGGCGAGATCTTTGTTTCCGGAACTTCCGGGAGTAAAAATTCATCTTACAAAACGAATTTCCCCCGCGGGCGGTCTCGGAGGCGGAAGCACGAACGCGGCTTCGCTCCTTTCTTTTTTGTTTTCCTTACGTCCTTTTTTTACTTCTGATGAAATGAAAGATCTTGCATCGGCAATCGGCGCGGATGTTCCTTTTTTTTTAGGGGAAAATCATGCCTACGTTACCGGCAAAGGTGAAATTTCGGAAGAAATCGAAGTGCATCCGGGTCAGGGAATCCTCGCGTTGAATCCGCAAGTGATGAATACGGCGGAAATGTACGCTCTCCTGAAAAAACCTTTACAAGAGGGGGGCTCCCAGAAAAATGGGAATACACTGTCGGAAAACACCATTTCTGTCTTAAAAAACGGCGATTGGAGTGCTCTACAGGGTAGGCTCTTGAATGATTTTGAGCCGGTTGCCTTCCAACTTCATCCGGAATTGGGAGTTCTCAAGGACAGATTCCTGGAATTCGGATCCAGTTATTGTTCTCTGACCGGTTCGGGTTCAAGTATGTACGGGCTGGTCCAGGGCCTTGAGATCCAGGAAGAACTGTTGCACAGGCTGAGACAGGAATTCCCAAATCTCACTTTCGTACGTTTCAATTTTTAG
- a CDS encoding helix-turn-helix transcriptional regulator: MNPSTVRLNFKLNLIRHLRDGKRMTLEELSSVTGVSNQKDLKEQLGELFFLGATPHVADLIQVDYDSETDTFGLILPFRFDSSLRLSIREWLALRKVLEEATETNRDLQTSFTSEKILKKIVSILPITGQDALGTYKALIQEALRNRKSLILEYQSRNEEKPLQRKVDPWFLFHSLEDYLLGYCHERNAPRNFRLDHILSLKIGSDDISQPAGQKKSAYIQEFEEFRKNQENSSGVAEIWHTKEVFYNLNRKLDLERTGETKEVGNVVYHLSKAKIREEGWFLETILPFGKNVILKSPSHLVKRILGEIESILR, from the coding sequence ATGAATCCCAGTACTGTACGACTGAATTTTAAATTGAATCTGATCCGTCATCTTCGGGACGGCAAACGTATGACCTTGGAAGAACTTTCGAGCGTTACGGGAGTGAGCAATCAGAAGGATTTAAAAGAACAGCTCGGCGAGCTTTTCTTTTTGGGTGCGACCCCTCATGTTGCCGATCTGATTCAAGTCGATTACGATTCCGAAACCGATACGTTCGGATTGATTCTTCCGTTTCGATTTGATTCCAGTCTGCGATTGAGTATTCGGGAATGGCTGGCGCTTCGAAAGGTTTTAGAGGAAGCGACCGAGACCAACCGAGATCTTCAAACGAGTTTCACTTCCGAAAAAATTCTGAAAAAGATCGTCTCGATTCTGCCGATCACGGGACAGGACGCGCTCGGCACGTATAAAGCTCTCATCCAAGAAGCGCTTCGAAATCGAAAGTCTCTGATTTTAGAGTATCAGTCGAGAAACGAGGAAAAACCGCTTCAAAGAAAAGTGGATCCCTGGTTTTTGTTTCATTCTTTAGAGGATTATCTATTAGGATATTGTCATGAACGAAACGCTCCCCGCAACTTTCGATTGGATCATATTCTTTCTCTGAAAATCGGGTCCGACGATATCTCTCAACCAGCGGGACAAAAAAAATCGGCTTATATCCAGGAGTTTGAAGAGTTTCGCAAGAATCAGGAAAATTCTTCCGGAGTCGCGGAGATCTGGCACACAAAAGAAGTCTTTTATAACTTAAACCGCAAACTCGATCTGGAACGGACGGGAGAAACCAAGGAAGTGGGGAATGTTGTTTATCATTTATCAAAGGCGAAAATTCGGGAAGAAGGCTGGTTTTTAGAGACGATTCTTCCGTTTGGAAAAAATGTGATTCTCAAAAGCCCTTCTCATCTTGTAAAAAGAATCTTAGGCGAGATAGAATCTATTCTTCGATGA